Proteins co-encoded in one Kutzneria chonburiensis genomic window:
- the typA gene encoding translational GTPase TypA, with translation MPTATASQIRTDLRNVAIIAHVDHGKTTLVDAMLRQSGAFAARAELVDRVMDSGDLEREKGITILAKNTAVRRSTPDGVVTINVVDTPGHADFGGEVERALSMVDGVLLLVDASEGPLPQTRFVLRKTLAAGLPVVLVVNKVDRPDARIAEVVEETHDLLLDLATEVGADDSVLDLPVIYASARAGKASLTQPADGGLPDSENLDPLFDVLLGHLPAPTGDPEAPLRALVTNLDASSFLGRIALCRIHAGTMRKGEFVAWCREDGSTQRVKITELLITEGLERQPAERAAAGDLVAIAGIQDITIGDTLADADSPEPLPRITVDEPAISMTIGVNTSPLAGRNGGTKLTARLVKARLDSELVGNVSIRVLPTERPDTWEVQGRGELALAILVEQMRREGFELTVGKPQVVTRTIDGVLCEPYERLTVDSPEEHLGAVTQLLANRKGRMEHMDGHGTGRIKLDYVIPARGLIGFRTDFLTETRGTGIANHVFEGYHPWAGEIRTRHSGSLVADRTGPITAYAMIQLADRGTFFVEPGQDSYEGMVVGENPRAEDLDINVAREKKLTNMRQSSADVMETLARPRKLSLEEALEFCASDECVEVAPTVIRVRKLVLDATTRGRERSRAKTRDQAAK, from the coding sequence GTGCCCACGGCCACCGCGAGTCAGATCCGCACGGACCTTCGCAACGTCGCCATCATCGCGCACGTCGACCACGGCAAGACCACGCTGGTCGACGCCATGCTGCGGCAGTCGGGGGCGTTCGCCGCCCGCGCCGAGCTGGTCGACCGGGTCATGGACTCCGGCGATCTGGAACGTGAGAAGGGCATCACGATCCTCGCCAAGAACACCGCGGTGCGGCGCAGCACGCCGGACGGGGTCGTCACGATCAACGTGGTCGACACCCCCGGCCACGCCGACTTCGGCGGCGAGGTCGAGCGCGCGCTGTCCATGGTGGACGGCGTGCTGCTGCTGGTCGACGCCAGCGAGGGCCCGCTGCCCCAGACCCGCTTCGTGCTGCGCAAGACGCTGGCCGCCGGCCTGCCGGTGGTGCTGGTCGTGAACAAGGTCGACCGCCCGGACGCCCGCATCGCCGAGGTCGTCGAGGAGACCCACGACCTGCTGCTGGACCTGGCCACCGAGGTCGGCGCGGACGACTCCGTGCTCGACCTGCCGGTCATCTACGCCTCGGCCCGCGCCGGCAAGGCCAGCCTGACCCAGCCGGCCGACGGCGGCCTGCCCGACAGCGAGAACCTCGACCCGCTGTTCGACGTGCTGCTCGGCCACCTGCCGGCGCCGACCGGCGACCCGGAGGCCCCGCTGCGGGCCCTGGTCACCAACCTGGACGCCAGCAGCTTCCTCGGCCGTATCGCGCTGTGCCGCATCCACGCCGGCACCATGCGCAAGGGCGAGTTCGTGGCCTGGTGCCGCGAGGACGGCTCGACCCAGCGCGTGAAGATCACCGAGCTGCTGATCACCGAGGGCCTCGAGCGCCAGCCGGCCGAGCGGGCCGCCGCCGGTGACCTGGTGGCCATCGCCGGCATCCAGGACATCACGATCGGCGACACGCTGGCCGACGCCGACAGCCCCGAGCCGCTGCCCCGGATCACCGTGGACGAGCCGGCCATCTCCATGACCATCGGCGTCAACACCTCGCCGCTGGCCGGCCGCAACGGCGGCACCAAGCTCACCGCCCGCCTGGTCAAGGCCCGGCTGGACAGCGAGCTGGTCGGCAACGTGTCGATCCGCGTGCTGCCGACCGAGCGCCCCGACACCTGGGAGGTGCAGGGCCGTGGCGAGCTGGCGCTGGCCATCCTGGTCGAGCAGATGCGCCGTGAGGGCTTCGAGCTGACCGTGGGCAAGCCGCAGGTCGTCACCCGCACCATCGACGGCGTGCTGTGCGAGCCCTACGAGCGGCTCACCGTCGACTCGCCCGAGGAGCACCTCGGCGCGGTCACGCAGCTGCTGGCCAACCGCAAGGGCCGCATGGAGCACATGGACGGCCACGGCACCGGCCGGATCAAGCTGGACTACGTGATCCCGGCCCGCGGCCTGATCGGCTTCCGCACCGACTTCCTCACCGAGACCCGCGGCACCGGCATCGCCAACCACGTGTTCGAGGGCTACCACCCGTGGGCCGGCGAGATCCGCACCCGGCACTCGGGCTCGCTGGTCGCCGACCGGACCGGCCCGATCACCGCCTACGCGATGATCCAGCTGGCCGACCGCGGCACCTTCTTCGTCGAGCCCGGCCAGGACTCGTACGAGGGCATGGTCGTCGGCGAGAACCCGCGGGCCGAGGACCTGGACATCAACGTGGCCCGTGAGAAGAAGCTGACCAACATGCGGCAGTCCTCGGCCGACGTGATGGAGACGCTGGCCCGGCCGCGCAAGCTGTCGCTGGAGGAGGCGCTGGAGTTCTGCGCCAGCGACGAGTGCGTCGAGGTCGCGCCGACCGTGATCCGGGTGCGCAAGCTGGTGCTGGACGCGACCACCCGTGGCCGCGAGCGGTCCCGGGCCAAGACTCGCGACCAGGCCGCCAAGTAA
- a CDS encoding ABC transporter family substrate-binding protein, with protein sequence MRGRSALLALTAAVCALLTACTDSPPPPLVSIPPTAVTPTTQADPTQLVIGMDSVKGGYNPHLLANQTTVTRALGELVLPSVFHTGPDGSPQLDTTLMVSAEVTKASPYTVTYTIKPQAAWGDGAPIAAEDFAYLWQNMRSQPGVVDPAGYRLITGVSARDGGRVADVTFSQPYPGWRTLFGNLLPAHVLKDAPGGWTGALSETFPAAGGPFSIRSIDPERGEIVLQRNDRYWGRSTKLERIVLRQAGQADLIAALKAGDDQLAVMTAGDSTMRGLTELGKAVTLTTVPNPVVVELLLRQSSARLSNPTLRAAVFAAIDRDALITLGTGGGPSATLRADSLVTAPSQPGYKPSIPPGVGAPNHDVVNQLLTQAGYTKANGAWLRDGVPLNLVIGAPNDRAPYSQLAGVLQQQLSAAGIGATILNTSGDQLFGTVLPATTTTSPSASTSTTPANDQGNDTDSSVDIAIVPQAVGGDPAGVLAASFGCRGALPDGTTALPAANPAGFCDRGLQPTVEAALTGAISLSDALATVEPALWQQHVAMPLFQLSDVLATGSEITGVNGGPPLVGPFAGAPTWRRSVRR encoded by the coding sequence GTGCGCGGCAGGTCGGCGCTGCTGGCCCTCACGGCGGCGGTGTGCGCGCTGCTGACGGCCTGCACCGATTCGCCGCCACCGCCGTTGGTCAGCATTCCGCCGACCGCGGTGACCCCGACCACGCAGGCCGACCCGACCCAGCTGGTGATCGGCATGGACAGCGTGAAGGGCGGCTACAACCCGCACCTGCTGGCCAACCAGACCACGGTCACCCGGGCGCTCGGTGAACTCGTGCTGCCCTCGGTTTTCCACACCGGCCCGGACGGCAGCCCACAGCTGGACACCACGCTGATGGTGTCGGCCGAGGTGACCAAGGCCAGCCCGTACACGGTCACGTACACCATCAAGCCGCAGGCGGCCTGGGGTGACGGCGCGCCGATCGCCGCCGAGGACTTCGCCTACCTGTGGCAGAACATGCGCAGCCAGCCCGGCGTGGTCGACCCGGCCGGCTACCGCTTGATCACCGGCGTCTCGGCCCGTGACGGCGGCCGGGTGGCCGACGTGACGTTCAGCCAGCCCTACCCGGGCTGGCGGACGCTGTTCGGCAACCTGCTGCCGGCGCACGTGCTCAAGGACGCCCCCGGCGGCTGGACCGGGGCGCTGAGCGAGACCTTCCCGGCGGCCGGAGGCCCGTTCTCCATCCGCAGCATCGACCCCGAGCGCGGCGAGATCGTGTTGCAGCGCAACGACCGCTACTGGGGCCGGTCGACCAAGCTGGAGCGGATCGTGCTGCGCCAGGCCGGCCAGGCCGACCTGATCGCTGCGCTCAAGGCCGGCGACGACCAGCTGGCGGTGATGACCGCGGGCGACAGCACCATGCGCGGGCTGACCGAGCTGGGCAAGGCGGTCACGCTGACCACCGTGCCCAATCCGGTCGTGGTGGAGCTGTTGCTACGGCAGAGCAGTGCGCGGTTGTCCAACCCGACGCTGCGGGCCGCCGTGTTCGCGGCGATCGACCGGGACGCGCTGATCACCCTGGGCACGGGCGGCGGCCCGTCGGCGACACTCCGGGCCGACTCGCTGGTGACGGCCCCCTCGCAGCCGGGCTACAAGCCGTCCATCCCGCCCGGCGTCGGGGCACCCAACCACGATGTGGTGAATCAACTTCTCACCCAGGCGGGCTACACCAAGGCCAACGGGGCCTGGCTGCGTGACGGCGTGCCGCTCAACCTCGTCATCGGCGCGCCCAACGACCGGGCCCCCTATTCACAGCTGGCCGGTGTGCTCCAGCAGCAGCTGTCGGCCGCCGGCATCGGGGCCACCATCCTGAACACATCCGGTGACCAGCTGTTCGGGACCGTGCTGCCGGCCACCACGACCACCTCGCCGTCCGCCAGCACCAGCACCACCCCTGCCAACGACCAGGGCAACGACACCGACAGTTCGGTGGACATCGCGATCGTCCCGCAGGCGGTGGGGGGTGACCCGGCCGGCGTGCTGGCGGCGTCCTTCGGCTGCCGCGGGGCCCTGCCGGACGGCACCACGGCACTGCCGGCGGCCAACCCGGCCGGGTTCTGCGACCGGGGCCTGCAGCCGACCGTCGAAGCGGCCCTGACCGGCGCGATCTCGCTGTCGGACGCGTTGGCCACGGTCGAGCCGGCGTTGTGGCAGCAGCATGTGGCGATGCCTTTGTTCCAACTGTCCGATGTGCTCGCAACCGGTTCCGAGATCACTGGTGTGAACGGCGGACCACCCTTGGTCGGGCCCTTTGCCGGCGCGCCAACGTGGCGGCGTTCTGTTCGCCGATGA
- a CDS encoding ABC transporter family substrate-binding protein, translated as MRRSKAIPAIAVMAGAALMLTACGGSGGGDQNNGSNGGGLASAAIAKGESGDTYTAPKVKDIGPVVVSTDKPFTAYNNATADAVQSYNSYALIQVLARPFILDGNNKVLLNKDVMDSVEVTSTSPKQVVTWKIKKGVSWSDGVPWNCKDFYLAWLAQSGQDLKADGKTTYFLPGGTTGYSQIDSAKCQDDQTFVTSFSSPFGDWKSLFGISDDLLPAHVLEKQTGVSDITQVTPKSPADLLTKVSDFWNTGWKGFKADLAPGSGAYMISDWQQGSSITLVRNPKWPGNPGGPAKITLKAIPDSNAQVQALQNNEEQVLSSAQPDANAAQTLQTLGSSGITYGANAGLNFEHLDLNLKRAVFQDEAVRKAFGQCINRNELVDKLIKQVQPDAKPFNSVIFFPGMPGYADNYSDKLVSNPATAKATLTADGWAPGPDGIMVKDGKKLTFKISHTDIPRRKQTVALLQQECKAAGIDIQDDTDANFLDKRVSDSDYDVALFAWSVAPFHSAGITTYKTGGNQNWNGTTSKVADDAFDNALKQTDDAAAVTYYQAADKAIADTYSTFPLFQPPNMWAYTGDIDKAWFQSYYGSMWNANEWQKPNA; from the coding sequence ATGAGGAGATCCAAGGCGATCCCCGCGATCGCGGTGATGGCCGGCGCAGCTCTCATGCTGACCGCATGTGGCGGCTCCGGTGGGGGCGATCAGAACAATGGGTCCAACGGTGGCGGACTCGCCAGCGCGGCCATTGCCAAGGGTGAATCCGGAGACACGTACACCGCGCCGAAGGTCAAGGACATTGGCCCGGTCGTTGTTTCGACCGACAAGCCGTTTACCGCGTACAACAACGCGACGGCCGACGCGGTGCAGTCGTACAACAGCTACGCGCTGATCCAGGTCCTCGCGCGGCCGTTCATCCTGGACGGCAACAACAAGGTCCTGCTCAACAAGGACGTCATGGACTCGGTCGAGGTCACCTCGACCAGCCCGAAGCAGGTCGTGACGTGGAAGATCAAGAAGGGCGTCAGCTGGTCGGACGGCGTCCCGTGGAACTGCAAGGACTTCTACCTGGCCTGGCTGGCGCAGAGCGGCCAGGACCTGAAGGCCGACGGCAAGACCACGTACTTCCTGCCCGGCGGCACCACCGGCTACAGCCAGATCGACTCGGCCAAGTGCCAGGACGACCAGACCTTCGTCACGTCGTTCTCCTCGCCGTTCGGTGACTGGAAGAGCCTGTTCGGCATCTCCGACGACCTGCTCCCGGCGCACGTCCTGGAGAAGCAGACCGGCGTCTCGGACATCACCCAGGTGACCCCGAAGAGCCCGGCCGACCTGCTGACCAAGGTCTCGGACTTCTGGAACACGGGCTGGAAGGGCTTCAAGGCCGACCTGGCCCCGGGCTCCGGCGCGTACATGATCAGCGACTGGCAGCAGGGCTCCTCCATCACGCTGGTCCGCAACCCGAAGTGGCCGGGCAACCCCGGCGGCCCGGCGAAGATCACCCTCAAGGCGATCCCCGACTCCAACGCCCAGGTGCAGGCGCTCCAGAACAACGAGGAGCAGGTGCTGTCCTCGGCGCAGCCGGACGCCAACGCCGCCCAGACGCTGCAGACCCTCGGCTCGTCGGGCATCACCTACGGCGCCAACGCCGGCCTGAACTTCGAGCACCTCGACCTGAACCTCAAGCGCGCGGTGTTCCAGGACGAGGCGGTGCGCAAGGCGTTCGGCCAGTGCATCAACCGCAACGAGCTGGTCGACAAGCTGATCAAGCAGGTTCAGCCGGACGCCAAGCCGTTCAACAGCGTGATCTTCTTCCCGGGTATGCCCGGCTACGCCGACAACTACTCGGACAAGCTGGTCTCCAACCCGGCGACGGCCAAGGCGACGCTGACCGCCGACGGCTGGGCCCCCGGCCCGGACGGCATCATGGTCAAGGACGGCAAGAAGCTGACCTTCAAGATCAGCCACACCGACATCCCGCGCCGTAAGCAGACCGTGGCGCTGCTCCAGCAGGAGTGCAAGGCGGCCGGCATCGACATCCAGGACGACACCGACGCCAACTTCCTGGACAAGCGGGTCAGCGACAGCGACTACGACGTGGCCCTGTTCGCCTGGTCGGTCGCTCCGTTCCACTCCGCCGGCATCACCACGTACAAGACCGGTGGCAACCAGAACTGGAACGGCACCACCTCCAAGGTGGCGGACGACGCGTTCGACAACGCCCTGAAGCAGACCGACGACGCCGCCGCGGTGACCTACTACCAGGCCGCCGACAAGGCGATCGCCGACACCTACTCGACGTTCCCGCTGTTCCAGCCCCCGAACATGTGGGCCTACACCGGTGACATCGACAAGGCGTGGTTCCAGAGCTACTACGGCTCGATGTGGAACGCCAACGAGTGGCAGAAGCCGAACGCCTGA
- a CDS encoding ABC transporter permease has protein sequence MFQYLIRRLLISIPILLIGSFLVFILVASAGDPLAGLRTKPGITAQQIQSLSAQLGLDHSILVRYWDWLTGFLRGDWGTSIALGEAQAPVFDTISNALWVTMRLVIGAELIALVLGIAVGVFSAVRQYSIFDYLMTSVAFLMFSMPIACVAVVVKNYGIQFNELLLSLHLKRWLQTAGPPANGFGHNLGEVIVNYSGTFLLPTISLMTISFAAYSRFQRASMLETLNADYVRTARAKGLSQSRVIFRHAMRNALIPVSTLFALNIGAIIGGAIITERVFGWNGMGTVLVKAVSNYDPPTLMGWFAVTATIVVIFNLISDLLYGLLDPRIRLA, from the coding sequence GTGTTCCAATACCTGATTCGACGGTTGCTGATCTCCATACCCATCCTGTTGATCGGCAGCTTCCTCGTCTTCATACTCGTGGCCTCCGCCGGTGACCCGCTGGCCGGGCTGCGCACCAAGCCCGGCATCACGGCGCAGCAGATCCAGTCGCTGTCGGCCCAGCTCGGCCTGGACCACTCCATCCTGGTCCGCTACTGGGACTGGCTGACCGGCTTCCTGCGCGGCGACTGGGGCACCAGCATCGCGCTCGGCGAGGCGCAGGCCCCGGTGTTCGACACCATCTCCAACGCGCTCTGGGTGACCATGCGCCTGGTCATCGGGGCCGAGCTGATCGCGCTCGTGCTGGGCATCGCCGTCGGCGTGTTCTCCGCCGTCCGGCAGTACTCGATCTTCGACTACCTGATGACCAGCGTCGCGTTCCTGATGTTCTCGATGCCGATCGCCTGTGTCGCCGTCGTGGTCAAGAACTACGGCATCCAGTTCAACGAGCTGCTGCTGTCGCTGCACCTCAAGCGCTGGCTGCAGACGGCGGGCCCGCCGGCCAACGGCTTCGGGCACAACCTCGGCGAGGTCATCGTCAACTACTCCGGCACCTTCCTGCTGCCGACGATCTCGCTGATGACCATCAGCTTCGCCGCGTACAGCCGGTTCCAGCGGGCCTCCATGCTGGAGACGCTCAACGCCGACTACGTGCGGACCGCCCGGGCCAAGGGCCTCTCGCAGAGCCGGGTGATCTTCCGGCACGCCATGCGCAACGCGCTCATCCCGGTCAGCACGCTGTTCGCGCTCAACATCGGCGCCATCATCGGTGGCGCGATCATCACCGAGCGCGTGTTCGGCTGGAACGGCATGGGCACCGTGCTGGTCAAGGCCGTGTCCAACTACGACCCCCCGACCCTGATGGGCTGGTTCGCGGTGACCGCGACCATCGTCGTGATCTTCAACCTGATCTCGGACCTGCTCTACGGCCTTCTCGACCCGAGGATTCGCCTTGCCTGA
- a CDS encoding ABC transporter permease, with protein sequence MPDATTTATAGGTAAAARHEFDAKARSQTSIILGRFVHHRLAMVSLAVLLLLAISSFVVPLFLKYNYADTKAGGYLKPGGGHLLGTDQLGRDALAQLLRGTQFSLAIAFTVAISSTIVGVLIGAVAGYLKGIVDSSLMRLVDLFLIVPQIALTALLVHAFAPSWYVVAAVLALFNWMQIARITRGEALSLSAREFVEASRASGGGTWHIVFKHLIPNMVGTITVNATLSVSTAVLTEAALSFIGLGVQLPDTSLGLIVQDNYTQVLLRPWLFWGPFLAIVLISMTISFIGDGLRDAFDPRQTKVRA encoded by the coding sequence TTGCCTGACGCCACCACTACGGCAACGGCCGGCGGCACCGCCGCGGCCGCGCGCCACGAGTTCGACGCCAAGGCGCGGTCGCAGACGTCGATCATCCTCGGCCGCTTCGTGCATCACCGGCTGGCCATGGTCAGCCTGGCGGTGCTGCTCCTGCTGGCGATCTCGTCCTTCGTCGTGCCGCTGTTCCTGAAGTACAACTACGCGGACACCAAGGCGGGCGGCTACCTCAAGCCCGGCGGCGGCCATCTGCTCGGCACCGACCAGCTCGGCCGCGACGCGCTGGCCCAGCTACTGCGCGGCACCCAGTTCTCGCTGGCCATCGCGTTCACGGTGGCGATCAGCTCGACCATCGTCGGCGTGCTGATCGGCGCCGTCGCCGGCTACCTGAAGGGCATCGTCGACAGCAGCCTGATGCGGCTGGTCGACCTGTTCCTGATCGTGCCGCAGATCGCGCTGACCGCCCTGCTGGTGCACGCCTTCGCCCCCAGCTGGTACGTGGTGGCCGCGGTGCTGGCGCTGTTCAACTGGATGCAGATCGCCCGTATCACCCGTGGTGAGGCGCTGTCGCTGTCGGCCCGTGAGTTCGTCGAGGCGTCGCGGGCGTCGGGCGGGGGTACCTGGCACATCGTGTTCAAGCACCTGATCCCGAACATGGTCGGCACCATCACGGTCAACGCCACGCTGTCGGTGTCCACCGCCGTGCTGACCGAGGCGGCGCTGTCGTTCATCGGCCTCGGCGTGCAGCTGCCGGACACCTCGCTCGGCCTGATCGTGCAGGACAACTACACGCAGGTGCTGCTGCGCCCGTGGCTGTTCTGGGGTCCGTTCCTGGCCATCGTGCTGATCTCGATGACCATCAGCTTCATCGGTGACGGACTGCGTGACGCGTTCGACCCGAGGCAGACGAAGGTGCGTGCGTGA
- a CDS encoding ABC transporter ATP-binding protein produces the protein MTEGVDTIDPNEPLLRVSDLTVDFPTDDGVVHAVRDLSFELKPREVLGVVGESGSGKSVSSMAILGLLPKSARVSGSISYRGQELNGLSYNEMRKFRGNSMSMIFQDPMTSLNPVFTVGAQLTEAYLEHHKVSKKAAWAKAVEALEQVGIPQPDRRAKQYPHEFSGGMRQRVVIAMAIINDPDVIIADEPTTALDVTVQAQILETLLRIRDETNAAIIMITHDLGVVAGMVDKVQVMYAGTVVEAGSVDDVFDAPHMPYTVGLLGSNPDPSMIGQRLTPITGAPPSLVNLPSGCAFSPRCPLVAPVCHESEPPLFEVGGTAAHLTRCHRWNDLVGYEDPKKLFARKEIGAEEPLAALMIDNPEAVVEEHLADNSDEKEAAS, from the coding sequence ATGACCGAGGGCGTCGACACGATCGACCCGAACGAGCCGCTGCTGCGGGTGTCCGACCTGACGGTCGACTTCCCGACCGACGACGGCGTCGTGCACGCGGTGCGTGACCTGTCCTTCGAGCTCAAGCCGCGTGAGGTGCTGGGCGTCGTCGGCGAGTCCGGCTCCGGCAAGTCGGTCTCCTCGATGGCGATTCTGGGGCTGCTGCCGAAGTCGGCCCGGGTCTCGGGCTCGATCTCGTACCGCGGCCAGGAGCTCAACGGCCTGAGCTACAACGAGATGCGCAAGTTCCGCGGCAACTCGATGTCCATGATCTTCCAGGATCCGATGACGTCGCTCAACCCGGTTTTCACGGTCGGCGCCCAGCTGACCGAGGCCTACCTCGAGCACCACAAGGTGTCCAAGAAGGCGGCCTGGGCCAAGGCGGTCGAGGCGCTGGAGCAGGTCGGCATCCCGCAGCCGGACCGGCGGGCCAAGCAGTACCCGCACGAGTTCTCCGGCGGCATGCGGCAGCGCGTCGTGATCGCGATGGCGATCATCAACGACCCGGACGTGATCATCGCGGACGAGCCGACGACCGCGCTGGACGTGACCGTGCAGGCGCAGATCCTGGAGACGCTGCTGCGGATCCGGGACGAGACGAACGCCGCCATCATCATGATCACCCACGACCTGGGTGTGGTGGCCGGCATGGTCGACAAGGTGCAGGTGATGTACGCCGGCACCGTCGTCGAGGCCGGCTCGGTGGACGACGTGTTCGACGCGCCGCACATGCCGTACACGGTTGGCCTGCTCGGCTCCAACCCGGACCCGAGCATGATCGGGCAGCGGCTGACCCCGATCACCGGCGCGCCGCCCTCGCTGGTCAACCTGCCGTCGGGCTGCGCCTTCTCACCGCGCTGCCCGCTGGTGGCGCCGGTGTGCCACGAGTCGGAGCCGCCGTTGTTCGAGGTCGGCGGCACCGCGGCGCACCTGACCCGGTGCCACCGGTGGAACGACCTGGTCGGCTACGAGGACCCGAAGAAGCTGTTCGCCCGCAAGGAGATCGGCGCCGAGGAGCCGCTCGCCGCGCTCATGATCGACAACCCCGAGGCGGTCGTCGAGGAGCACCTCGCGGACAACAGTGACGAGAAGGAGGCCGCGTCGTGA
- a CDS encoding ABC transporter ATP-binding protein, translating to MSTGIETRPASGDAGTTGTPLLQVNDLFKSFPVRGGGIIPRTVGHVQAVHGVSFDLAAGETLGLVGESGSGKSTTGRAILQLHKPTSGSVRFEGKELTTMHPRELQGMRRDMQIVFQDPYASLDPRWQVNDIIAEPLRIHRFGSPEAIQQRINQLMEIVGLNPEHRNRYAHEFSGGQRQRIGIARALALNPKFVVLDEPVSALDVSVQAGVVNLLEELQHELNLAYLFVAHDLSVVRHISHRVAVMYLGSLVEVGPRELIYSKPMHPYTQALLSAVPVPDPKRERERQRNRIVLTGDVPSPVNPPSGCRFRTRCWKAQDICATEAPELRKRGESELLSACHFAEEMPVA from the coding sequence GTGAGCACCGGCATCGAGACCAGGCCGGCCAGCGGCGACGCGGGCACCACCGGCACTCCGCTGCTCCAGGTCAACGACCTGTTCAAGTCGTTCCCGGTGCGGGGCGGCGGCATCATCCCGCGCACGGTCGGCCACGTGCAGGCCGTGCACGGCGTCAGCTTTGATTTGGCCGCCGGCGAGACGCTGGGCCTGGTCGGCGAGTCCGGCTCGGGCAAGTCGACCACCGGCCGGGCCATCCTCCAGCTGCACAAGCCCACCTCGGGCTCGGTGCGGTTCGAGGGCAAGGAGCTGACCACCATGCATCCCCGTGAGTTGCAGGGGATGCGGCGGGACATGCAGATCGTGTTCCAGGACCCGTACGCGTCGCTGGATCCGCGGTGGCAGGTCAACGACATCATCGCCGAGCCGCTGCGGATCCACCGGTTCGGCAGTCCGGAGGCCATCCAGCAGCGGATCAACCAGCTGATGGAGATCGTCGGCCTGAACCCCGAGCACCGGAACCGCTACGCGCACGAGTTCTCGGGCGGTCAGCGGCAGCGTATTGGCATTGCCCGTGCGCTGGCCCTGAACCCGAAGTTCGTGGTGCTGGACGAGCCCGTGTCGGCGTTGGACGTGTCCGTGCAGGCCGGCGTGGTCAACCTGCTCGAGGAGTTGCAGCACGAGCTCAACCTCGCGTACCTGTTCGTGGCGCACGACCTGTCCGTGGTGCGGCACATCTCGCACCGGGTCGCCGTCATGTACCTGGGTTCGCTGGTCGAGGTCGGGCCGCGGGAGCTGATCTACAGCAAGCCCATGCACCCGTACACGCAGGCCTTGTTGTCGGCCGTGCCCGTGCCGGACCCGAAGCGCGAACGGGAGCGCCAGCGCAACCGGATCGTGCTCACCGGTGACGTGCCCAGCCCGGTCAATCCGCCGTCGGGCTGCCGGTTCCGGACCCGGTGCTGGAAGGCCCAGGACATCTGCGCGACGGAGGCTCCGGAGCTGCGCAAGCGTGGCGAGAGCGAGCTGCTCTCGGCGTGCCACTTCGCCGAGGAGATGCCGGTCGCTTGA
- a CDS encoding DUF397 domain-containing protein: MATQRWRKSSYSNGNGGNCVELSTQPHTTAVRDSKNPEGDVLLFPAKAFAAFLTSIKTD; this comes from the coding sequence ATGGCGACCCAGCGCTGGCGAAAGTCCAGCTACAGCAACGGCAACGGTGGCAACTGCGTGGAGCTGTCCACCCAACCCCACACCACCGCCGTTCGTGACTCCAAGAATCCTGAGGGCGATGTCCTTCTCTTCCCCGCCAAGGCCTTCGCCGCCTTTCTGACCAGCATCAAGACCGACTGA
- a CDS encoding helix-turn-helix domain-containing protein, producing MANPVVSKILLGFEMRELRENSSVSREAMAEVLDCDLSKISRIENDKGSLTSLEVKALAELFDLPAKKAERLKALAKDSRHRASYRVADWAQKFTGIEQASSEIRSYENELVPGLFQTEDYTRAITRAADPTRPARDVDRLVAGRAERQAVLTQEAPPRIVSVINEAVVRRVVGGSTVMGDQLTRLREIAELPTVELHVLPFIAGAHAAMGSSFVLLQLPDPYDVRIVYLESLTSADYLDQEEQVDACSLTFERLLGAALSTAQTVGLIDQVMREL from the coding sequence ATGGCGAACCCGGTGGTCAGCAAGATCCTGTTGGGCTTCGAGATGCGGGAGCTGCGGGAGAACAGCTCGGTCAGCCGGGAGGCGATGGCCGAGGTGCTGGACTGCGACCTGTCGAAGATCAGCCGGATCGAGAACGACAAGGGCTCCTTGACGAGCCTGGAGGTCAAGGCGCTGGCGGAGCTCTTCGACCTCCCGGCCAAGAAGGCCGAACGTTTGAAGGCACTGGCCAAGGACTCCCGCCACCGAGCCAGCTATCGGGTCGCTGACTGGGCCCAGAAGTTCACCGGCATCGAGCAGGCAAGCAGCGAGATCCGCAGTTACGAGAACGAATTGGTCCCTGGCCTCTTCCAAACCGAGGACTACACGCGGGCCATCACCCGCGCGGCCGACCCCACCCGACCGGCGCGTGATGTCGATCGCCTGGTCGCGGGAAGGGCTGAGCGGCAAGCCGTCCTCACACAGGAAGCGCCGCCGCGGATCGTGTCGGTGATCAACGAGGCAGTGGTTCGGCGGGTGGTCGGCGGTAGCACCGTGATGGGTGATCAGCTGACCCGGTTGAGGGAGATTGCCGAGCTTCCCACTGTCGAGCTGCACGTGCTCCCCTTCATCGCCGGTGCGCACGCGGCCATGGGTAGCTCGTTCGTGTTGCTACAGCTGCCGGATCCCTACGACGTGCGGATCGTCTATCTGGAGAGCCTGACAAGCGCCGACTATTTGGATCAGGAAGAGCAGGTAGACGCGTGTAGCCTCACGTTCGAGCGGCTCCTCGGCGCGGCGCTGAGCACCGCGCAGACCGTGGGGCTGATCGACCAGGTGATGCGCGAACTCTAG